A section of the Mesobacillus jeotgali genome encodes:
- a CDS encoding GNAT family N-acetyltransferase — translation MDNSTGETVQELIHKDQLLEAFPIMNQLRTDLTEETYLALLEEMREDGYSLFALYKDNQLVSVAGLSWRVNFYNKRHVFIYDLVTDHAYRSYGFGEKLLSYIHNWAKENGAEYVALESGIHRSNAHRFYEEKFNYEKWCYSFRKEL, via the coding sequence GTGGACAATTCAACAGGGGAAACAGTACAAGAATTAATACATAAAGATCAGTTGTTAGAAGCATTTCCGATTATGAATCAGTTACGAACAGATCTGACAGAAGAGACATATCTAGCTTTGCTTGAAGAGATGAGGGAAGACGGGTATTCGCTGTTTGCTTTATATAAGGATAACCAACTCGTATCAGTAGCGGGTTTAAGTTGGAGAGTTAATTTTTATAATAAACGACACGTTTTCATTTATGATTTGGTAACAGATCATGCGTACCGTTCATATGGATTTGGAGAAAAGTTATTAAGTTATATACATAACTGGGCAAAAGAGAATGGGGCAGAATATGTTGCATTAGAATCAGGAATTCACCGATCAAATGCTCATCGTTTTTATGAGGAAAAATTTAATTATGAAAAATGGTGTTATTCATTCAGAAAAGAATTGTAA
- a CDS encoding DUF3231 family protein has protein sequence MEGKGSQIRLTAGEIAQLWVQYLNDSASVCVLSFFLEKAEDEEIRPLIKFALELSQSHIQTITAILKEEKNVTPHGFSIEEDVDLTAPRLYSDGFVLNFINQMSKVGLTSYASSVSASVRDDIKTYYMDCLSETMNLYKKSTDLLLSKGLFIRSPSLPNLEKVEFVKKQWFMLDVFGEKRPLIAAEVDNLFSNLQRNALGVATLTGFSQVAQNKDVKQFFLKGLEIGNKHVKLFRAKLEESKLPAPMGWDSEITNSTSKTFSDKLMMFFTSGLISLSIGYYGTAVSQSPRGDISSMYNRLSLEVQLYSEDGANIMIKNGWLEQPPMASDRDELIRRKSQL, from the coding sequence ATGGAGGGAAAGGGAAGCCAGATCAGGCTGACAGCAGGTGAGATTGCTCAACTTTGGGTTCAATATTTAAACGATAGTGCAAGTGTCTGCGTTCTTTCGTTTTTTTTAGAAAAAGCTGAGGATGAAGAAATTAGGCCTCTAATTAAATTTGCTTTAGAGCTATCTCAATCACACATTCAAACAATTACAGCGATTTTAAAAGAAGAAAAAAATGTTACTCCACACGGTTTTAGTATAGAAGAGGATGTTGATTTAACTGCTCCCAGGCTTTATTCAGACGGTTTTGTCCTAAATTTTATAAACCAAATGTCTAAGGTGGGACTTACATCTTATGCGAGCAGTGTGTCAGCATCTGTAAGAGACGACATAAAAACCTATTATATGGACTGTCTTTCCGAAACAATGAATTTATATAAAAAATCAACTGATTTATTATTGTCAAAAGGATTGTTTATAAGATCACCCAGTTTGCCTAATTTGGAAAAGGTTGAATTTGTGAAAAAGCAATGGTTTATGCTAGATGTTTTTGGCGAGAAAAGACCACTAATAGCTGCTGAAGTAGATAATTTATTTTCTAATCTCCAACGGAATGCTTTGGGGGTTGCTACGCTAACCGGATTTAGTCAGGTTGCACAAAATAAGGATGTAAAACAATTCTTTTTAAAAGGATTGGAAATTGGTAATAAGCATGTAAAATTATTTAGAGCTAAGTTAGAGGAAAGTAAACTACCTGCACCAATGGGGTGGGATTCCGAGATTACAAATAGTACATCGAAAACATTTTCAGATAAACTTATGATGTTTTTCACCTCAGGTTTGATTTCTTTGAGCATTGGTTATTATGGTACAGCCGTTAGTCAAAGTCCTAGAGGTGATATTAGTTCAATGTATAACAGGCTATCATTGGAAGTTCAGTTGTATTCTGAAGATGGAGCTAATATTATGATAAAAAATGGATGGTTGGAGCAGCCTCCAATGGCTAGCGATAGAGATGAATTGATTAGGAGAAAGAGTCAATTATAA
- a CDS encoding GNAT family N-acetyltransferase gives METALLPKVQLRELTPNDAEDRFIWSLDKEVTKHLNMPDKYPPFSRDETQKWIEMCIAKSNGYEQKAIMTEDGVHIGWVDLKNIDRLNRHAELGIAIGDKRYWGKGYGLSAMKQMLIWGFKELELNKIWLRVESDNQKAIKSYKKIGYIEEGILREDRLRNGEFVDRLRMSILKSEFFSK, from the coding sequence GTGGAAACAGCTTTATTGCCAAAAGTTCAATTAAGGGAATTAACTCCAAATGATGCAGAAGACCGTTTCATATGGTCACTGGATAAAGAAGTAACGAAACATCTAAATATGCCAGATAAATATCCCCCTTTCAGCAGGGATGAGACACAAAAGTGGATTGAGATGTGTATTGCCAAGTCAAATGGATATGAACAAAAAGCAATCATGACTGAAGATGGGGTACACATCGGTTGGGTTGACTTGAAGAATATCGACAGATTAAACAGGCATGCAGAATTAGGTATTGCCATTGGGGATAAAAGATACTGGGGTAAAGGTTATGGGTTATCTGCGATGAAACAAATGCTTATTTGGGGATTTAAAGAACTAGAGTTAAATAAAATATGGCTCAGAGTAGAGAGTGATAATCAGAAAGCAATTAAATCTTATAAGAAAATTGGCTACATAGAAGAGGGAATCTTAAGAGAAGACAGATTAAGAAATGGTGAGTTTGTAGATCGATTAAGGATGAGCATTCTTAAAAGTGAATTTTTCAGTAAATAG
- a CDS encoding GNAT family N-acetyltransferase produces MIMNIKKCNLDDLHTLQEISYETFNETFKAQNSPENMKVYLDRAFNLQQLENELCTPSSEFFFVYFNNEVAGYLKINTKDAQTEQMGEDTLEVERIYVKNAFKKQGLGKYLLNKAFEIARENNYKKIWLGVWEKNENAIAFYKRMGFIQTGEHSFYMGDEEQTDFIMTKTLA; encoded by the coding sequence ATGATAATGAATATAAAAAAGTGCAATCTTGATGATTTACATACACTTCAGGAAATTAGTTACGAAACTTTTAATGAGACATTTAAGGCTCAGAATTCACCCGAAAATATGAAAGTTTATCTAGATAGAGCATTCAATTTACAACAATTAGAAAATGAATTATGTACACCTTCTTCGGAATTCTTTTTTGTTTATTTTAATAATGAGGTCGCTGGATATTTAAAGATTAACACCAAGGATGCCCAGACAGAGCAGATGGGTGAAGATACACTGGAAGTCGAAAGAATATATGTAAAGAACGCGTTTAAAAAGCAAGGGCTAGGAAAATATCTGCTTAATAAAGCATTTGAGATAGCCAGGGAGAATAATTATAAGAAAATCTGGCTGGGTGTCTGGGAAAAAAATGAAAATGCAATTGCTTTTTATAAGAGGATGGGTTTTATCCAAACTGGAGAACACTCTTTTTATATGGGGGATGAAGAACAAACAGATTTTATTATGACTAAGACTTTGGCTTAA
- a CDS encoding MFS transporter — translation MKFRRENVNKQPREIAKKDISVVDSAEAKKSMMGTSIGNAMEWFDFGIYSFLAVTIGKVFFPEIDPSFQLIYAFATFAVAFIARPIGGMFFGMMGDRIGRKNVLAITMILMSVATLSIGLIPGFATIGITAQVLLLLARLVQGFSTGGEYAGAMTYIAETTPDKKRSFMASGLEVGTLVGFIAGAGLVTALTYILGSETMTAWGWRIPFFIAAPLGIIGFYFRNHLDETPAFEAMNQTIEERKEISSLREIFSEHWKALLICTAIVIFYNVMSYTVLTYMPSYMSEELGYSEEKGLLLLVLVMIAMIPLVLAMGHLSDRFGRNRILKAGLIGAIILTIPAFMLVRSGNIYSAFFGLLILGALLSTFQGSLPATLPSLFFTKVRYGALAITYNTATSLFGGTTPLLVAWLVSVTNNKMVPAYYLMAMCAFGIIIVTLFVRETAGRSLRGSAPVVEHASEVNEVLKNPQKAFWWHDELKSTGKNSLGKSLLTNLLHKD, via the coding sequence ATAAAGTTCAGGAGGGAAAATGTGAATAAGCAACCAAGAGAAATTGCAAAAAAAGATATTTCAGTAGTAGACAGCGCTGAAGCAAAAAAATCAATGATGGGTACATCGATAGGGAATGCCATGGAGTGGTTTGATTTTGGTATTTATTCCTTCTTGGCCGTTACAATCGGAAAAGTGTTTTTTCCTGAAATTGACCCATCTTTCCAGTTGATTTATGCTTTTGCCACATTTGCCGTCGCCTTTATAGCGCGTCCAATAGGCGGCATGTTCTTTGGCATGATGGGTGACCGAATTGGCCGAAAGAATGTCTTGGCGATCACAATGATCCTGATGTCGGTAGCTACTCTGAGTATAGGGTTAATACCTGGGTTCGCAACAATTGGAATTACTGCACAAGTCTTATTATTATTAGCAAGACTCGTTCAAGGTTTTTCTACCGGTGGTGAGTATGCGGGTGCAATGACATACATTGCCGAAACAACTCCCGATAAAAAAAGAAGCTTTATGGCAAGTGGTCTGGAAGTAGGAACGCTTGTAGGATTTATCGCAGGTGCTGGTCTTGTTACTGCTCTGACATACATCCTTGGTAGTGAAACGATGACTGCCTGGGGATGGAGGATTCCATTCTTCATTGCTGCTCCTCTAGGCATAATCGGGTTCTATTTCCGTAATCATTTGGACGAAACGCCAGCATTTGAGGCGATGAATCAAACGATCGAAGAAAGAAAAGAAATTTCTTCCTTAAGAGAGATCTTTTCCGAGCATTGGAAAGCTCTTTTGATTTGTACAGCAATCGTAATTTTTTATAATGTTATGAGCTATACCGTTCTGACCTATATGCCATCTTATATGTCAGAAGAACTCGGGTACAGTGAAGAGAAGGGTTTGTTGCTTCTTGTCCTGGTCATGATTGCTATGATCCCGCTAGTTTTGGCAATGGGGCATTTAAGTGATCGCTTTGGAAGAAATCGTATATTGAAAGCAGGTTTAATTGGAGCAATTATTCTTACCATACCTGCATTTATGCTGGTCCGTTCAGGGAATATCTATTCTGCATTTTTTGGATTGCTGATACTTGGCGCACTGCTGTCGACATTCCAGGGCTCCCTGCCAGCAACTCTTCCATCATTATTTTTTACAAAAGTTCGTTATGGAGCACTCGCGATTACTTATAATACAGCGACCTCACTATTTGGCGGAACAACACCACTTCTTGTTGCATGGCTGGTGAGTGTAACGAATAATAAAATGGTCCCAGCCTATTATCTAATGGCGATGTGCGCATTCGGAATTATCATTGTCACCTTGTTTGTAAGAGAGACTGCAGGTAGATCACTTCGCGGATCCGCTCCAGTCGTTGAGCATGCAAGTGAAGTAAACGAAGTCCTTAAAAATCCGCAAAAAGCCTTCTGGTGGCATGATGAATTAAAGTCAACCGGGAAAAACAGTCTTGGCAAAAGCTTATTGACGAATTTATTGCATAAGGATTGA
- a CDS encoding YybH family protein has translation MKGRFTSVYDILDNYKTAIYEKDVRKFISTYHSDIHVFDCWNSWECIGINQWQIMVEEWFKGLSEEDVLLKVDFYNLVIEESSNLAFVHCAVKFSAHNQSDDKLRQTSNRFTFCLKKVNEFWTIIHEHSSLPINIETGKGLFNYK, from the coding sequence ATGAAAGGTCGGTTTACGAGTGTATATGATATTCTGGATAATTACAAAACGGCCATTTATGAGAAAGATGTAAGGAAATTTATATCTACATACCATTCTGATATACATGTTTTTGATTGTTGGAATTCTTGGGAATGCATCGGGATTAACCAATGGCAGATAATGGTCGAAGAATGGTTTAAAGGTTTATCTGAAGAAGATGTATTACTTAAAGTGGATTTTTATAATTTAGTAATCGAGGAAAGTTCAAATCTTGCTTTTGTTCATTGTGCTGTTAAGTTTTCGGCTCATAACCAATCGGATGACAAACTTCGCCAGACGAGTAATAGATTTACCTTCTGTTTAAAAAAAGTAAATGAATTTTGGACCATAATCCACGAACATTCATCCTTACCGATCAATATAGAGACAGGAAAAGGGCTTTTTAACTATAAGTAA
- the ggt gene encoding gamma-glutamyltransferase: MSFMAILSLLLLAGTIPAAGFAKKPEFSYDQYSQVDVGKDGMVATAHPLASEIGAEVLRKGGNAIDAAVAIQFALTVVEPMMSGIGGGGFMMVYDGKTKETKIINSRERAPQGATPDMFLDENGKPIPFSVRSTGGTAVGVPGTLKGLETALDMWGTRPLEQLIGPAVKLADKGFPIDSVLADAIAESQDKLSKSAAGEVFLPDGKPLQEGDILVQDDLANTFKLIRSKGTDAFYKGEIAEAVAGVVQDFGGSMTSDDLAKYDVTVDQPVWGDYQGYEIASMPPPSSGGVFLLQMLKILDGFNLSQYDVRSTEKYHLLAEAMHLAYADRAVYAGDPEFVNVPVIGLLHPEYIKERQELIKMDSANQNPTAGDPWKYENSEANYSPTSQPNDKKYGETTHFSVTDRWGNVVSYTTTIEQVFGTGIMVPGYGFMLNNELTDFDAVPGGANEVQPNKRPLSSMTPTIVFDNGEPVLTVGSPGGPTIITSVLQTILHAIEYDMELKKAVEEPRIYTNNPNSYRYEDGISADTLTQLNAMGHKFWDSPTTIGNVQSILIDRENGTFKGVADSSRNGAAIGINLKGNRK; encoded by the coding sequence ATGAGTTTCATGGCTATACTAAGTCTCTTGTTGCTGGCCGGTACCATTCCTGCAGCTGGATTCGCAAAAAAACCGGAATTCAGCTACGACCAGTACAGCCAGGTCGATGTAGGCAAGGATGGAATGGTTGCAACAGCTCATCCTCTTGCATCCGAGATTGGCGCCGAAGTCCTGCGAAAAGGCGGTAATGCAATTGATGCTGCTGTTGCTATCCAGTTTGCACTAACCGTAGTTGAGCCAATGATGTCCGGAATTGGCGGCGGCGGATTCATGATGGTCTATGACGGAAAAACAAAGGAAACCAAAATTATAAACAGTCGAGAGCGGGCTCCTCAAGGGGCGACTCCGGACATGTTCCTTGATGAAAATGGAAAACCTATTCCTTTTTCTGTTCGGTCAACTGGGGGTACTGCAGTGGGTGTACCTGGCACGCTGAAAGGACTTGAAACTGCTCTTGACATGTGGGGAACGCGCCCGCTTGAGCAGCTGATCGGCCCGGCCGTTAAACTGGCTGATAAGGGATTTCCTATAGATTCTGTACTGGCAGATGCCATTGCCGAAAGTCAAGACAAATTATCAAAATCAGCAGCAGGTGAAGTTTTCCTCCCTGATGGAAAGCCTCTTCAGGAGGGAGACATCCTCGTTCAGGATGATTTGGCCAATACCTTTAAGCTAATCCGATCAAAAGGTACTGATGCCTTTTATAAAGGAGAAATTGCAGAAGCGGTTGCTGGAGTTGTCCAGGACTTTGGAGGATCAATGACTTCCGATGACTTGGCAAAATATGATGTAACTGTTGATCAGCCAGTTTGGGGAGACTATCAGGGTTACGAAATTGCCAGTATGCCCCCACCAAGCTCTGGAGGTGTCTTCCTGCTGCAAATGTTAAAAATACTAGATGGTTTCAATTTATCCCAATATGATGTCAGATCCACAGAAAAATATCACCTCCTTGCAGAAGCTATGCATCTTGCCTATGCGGACCGGGCTGTATACGCTGGGGATCCTGAATTTGTCAATGTTCCAGTTATAGGTCTTCTTCATCCAGAATACATCAAGGAACGTCAGGAGCTGATCAAAATGGATTCAGCAAATCAGAATCCAACAGCCGGTGATCCTTGGAAATATGAGAATTCCGAAGCTAACTATTCACCTACAAGCCAGCCGAATGACAAAAAATATGGAGAAACAACCCATTTTTCCGTCACAGACAGATGGGGAAATGTTGTCTCCTACACTACTACTATCGAACAAGTTTTTGGCACAGGCATCATGGTTCCTGGTTATGGTTTCATGCTGAATAATGAATTGACCGACTTTGACGCAGTACCTGGCGGTGCGAATGAAGTTCAGCCAAACAAACGTCCTTTAAGCAGCATGACTCCTACCATTGTTTTCGATAATGGCGAACCAGTCTTGACTGTCGGCTCTCCTGGGGGCCCAACGATAATAACTTCGGTGCTGCAAACCATTTTACATGCAATTGAGTACGATATGGAATTAAAGAAAGCCGTCGAAGAACCAAGAATCTATACCAACAATCCGAATTCCTACCGTTATGAAGATGGTATTAGCGCTGATACATTAACCCAACTGAATGCCATGGGTCATAAATTTTGGGACAGCCCGACTACCATCGGCAATGTCCAAAGCATTCTGATCGATCGTGAAAACGGAACTTTTAAGGGTGTAGCCGACTCAAGCCGGAACGGAGCAGCGATTGGGATTAACCTGAAGGGCAATCGAAAATAA
- a CDS encoding DUF4177 domain-containing protein, with amino-acid sequence MYEYQFVETSLGGFFSSPTHRETISEYAAQGWRLVQVLPLEYNGHGKPTSYEIIFERPIQE; translated from the coding sequence ATGTATGAGTATCAATTTGTAGAAACTTCACTGGGTGGATTTTTTTCTTCGCCAACACATAGGGAAACCATTAGTGAGTATGCTGCTCAAGGGTGGAGACTGGTCCAAGTTTTGCCTTTAGAATATAATGGCCATGGAAAACCCACGTCATATGAGATTATCTTTGAAAGACCTATTCAGGAGTAA
- a CDS encoding magnesium transporter CorA family protein, with translation MLIYSAKSKTVSKKENISLPTFNDEIAWIHFPPTDSGEFEHFINNLNIHPLALKGLQEFSDIPKIDVFKNEAIISLIAIQQDYSRVKVTILIGHNYVVSKVEKDLSLAKNLEKPFIENPVRMSHVGMILFHLLDQIISQDLEMIDQISDEIQSLEKKVFKDPFENKIARNVYRWKATLHELRQTIEAQEDVMETISSDTFPFTNEESGYFIKSLNNNYARVINALDTFKESLNSIFNLQMTLKADHSNTIMKTLTLVSVIFLPMTFLAGLYGMNFEFIPELKWDFGYFYALSLMLIIGISIALYFRKKGWWGTKNDE, from the coding sequence ATGCTCATATATTCAGCAAAAAGTAAAACCGTTTCTAAGAAAGAGAATATTTCCCTTCCAACTTTCAATGACGAAATTGCATGGATTCACTTTCCTCCAACTGATTCAGGGGAATTTGAACACTTTATAAATAATCTGAACATCCACCCCTTGGCGCTGAAAGGGCTGCAGGAATTTAGTGATATTCCAAAGATTGATGTCTTTAAAAATGAAGCAATCATTTCCTTAATTGCGATTCAACAGGATTACAGTCGTGTTAAAGTCACGATATTGATTGGCCACAATTATGTAGTATCAAAGGTTGAAAAAGATCTTTCTCTTGCTAAAAATTTAGAAAAACCATTTATTGAAAATCCGGTAAGAATGTCCCATGTAGGCATGATCCTGTTTCACCTCCTTGATCAAATCATATCTCAGGATTTAGAAATGATTGATCAAATTTCAGATGAAATACAAAGTCTGGAGAAGAAGGTTTTTAAAGATCCATTCGAAAATAAAATTGCCAGGAATGTATATCGGTGGAAAGCAACCCTGCATGAATTAAGGCAGACCATTGAGGCACAAGAAGATGTAATGGAGACTATCAGTTCTGATACTTTCCCTTTCACTAATGAAGAATCAGGTTATTTTATAAAAAGCCTTAACAACAATTATGCCCGGGTTATCAATGCACTCGATACATTTAAAGAAAGCTTAAACAGTATTTTCAATCTACAGATGACACTCAAAGCCGATCATTCCAATACGATCATGAAAACTTTGACTCTCGTAAGTGTCATTTTTCTGCCAATGACTTTTTTAGCTGGTTTATATGGAATGAACTTTGAATTCATCCCGGAATTAAAGTGGGATTTTGGCTATTTTTATGCATTGAGCCTGATGCTTATCATCGGAATATCCATTGCCTTGTATTTTCGTAAAAAGGGATGGTGGGGCACCAAGAATGATGAGTAA
- a CDS encoding M14 family zinc carboxypeptidase has product MKSLKRFMKITVAALIIMLSFSSASFAALQPGGPSTSGNTNINSTLSYQDVVKILQDIERTSKGKVEVSTLDQYGKSEQGRSIYVAKIGTGPQKIWIQAQIHGNEKLVTEAALQLLKTYANSGGKDVERVLEEATLYFIPMYNPDGAEMNIRHTKLANSGKLIDLNRDWTANGFEAVESKVVYAYWADVNPDFAIDLHHQGLKQIYGTNESTSFSLGVSLSPDGPTLSGTRYNDVTKQMMSYVYDELKDYGYTHIDRYQVGVNREAGTGYDIDIKGGVVSAMMLGLNYNNLNPEGHSHPAVFFETKGNTSDGSLGQKSNGYLTKQNYLALKSLVYGYVTGEVDNVNPDNWYNIPYYPLAGYFTDYNGIVPVGSDSGY; this is encoded by the coding sequence TTGAAATCATTAAAAAGATTCATGAAAATTACGGTGGCTGCTCTTATCATCATGCTTTCCTTCAGCTCAGCATCCTTTGCAGCGCTCCAGCCTGGGGGTCCATCTACGAGCGGCAATACGAACATTAACAGTACTCTATCTTACCAGGATGTAGTAAAAATCCTTCAGGACATTGAGAGAACCAGCAAAGGAAAAGTTGAAGTGTCTACTCTTGATCAGTATGGTAAGTCGGAACAGGGCCGAAGCATCTATGTCGCAAAAATTGGGACAGGCCCGCAAAAAATCTGGATTCAGGCACAGATTCATGGAAATGAGAAATTGGTGACGGAGGCAGCACTTCAGCTTTTAAAGACCTACGCTAACAGCGGTGGGAAGGATGTCGAGCGGGTTCTGGAAGAGGCGACTCTTTACTTCATCCCAATGTACAATCCAGATGGTGCTGAAATGAATATCCGCCATACTAAGCTAGCAAATAGCGGTAAATTAATCGATTTAAATCGTGACTGGACCGCAAATGGTTTTGAAGCAGTAGAATCTAAAGTTGTTTATGCTTACTGGGCAGACGTTAACCCTGATTTTGCCATCGATCTTCACCATCAAGGGCTGAAGCAAATCTATGGAACGAATGAATCTACTTCTTTCTCTCTGGGAGTATCGCTTTCTCCAGATGGACCAACTCTGTCTGGTACACGTTATAATGACGTTACCAAACAAATGATGTCATATGTCTATGACGAGTTGAAAGATTATGGTTACACTCATATTGACCGTTATCAAGTTGGTGTTAATCGAGAAGCAGGGACTGGCTATGATATCGATATCAAGGGTGGGGTGGTTTCAGCAATGATGTTGGGACTGAACTACAACAACTTGAATCCGGAAGGACATAGCCACCCAGCAGTATTCTTTGAAACAAAAGGGAATACCTCTGATGGAAGCCTTGGCCAAAAGTCAAACGGATACCTGACAAAGCAGAATTACCTTGCATTGAAGTCGCTGGTATACGGATATGTAACTGGAGAGGTCGATAATGTAAACCCTGATAACTGGTACAACATCCCTTATTATCCACTAGCAGGGTACTTTACTGATTATAATGGGATTGTACCAGTCGGATCAGACAGTGGCTATTAA
- a CDS encoding IS110 family transposase — protein MDVFIERCAGLDVHSETIVACVLTGKQDEDLIRVTETFPTLTKDLFRLLKWLEDHGVTHIAMESTGVYWKPVFNILEDFFDITLANAQRIKNVPGRKTDVSDAEWIAKLLRHGLIEKSFVPPSDIRELRDLTRLRKKWIGHLTSEKNRIQKVLECSNVKLSSVISDVFGVSGRKLLERLVEQGYVDAVDVESRIHGKMSSKKQLITDSLFGTINDHQRFLIKQSWLHIQQLEGHIVEVEKRIDHLLEEYKEELHLLLTIPGIKKDTAAIIIAEIGVDMNQFPTSQHLASWAGVSPGNHESAGKRKSTRTTKGNPHIKSAMCEAAWAVSRSRNRWLATKYWSTAARRGKKKALVATSHRMLRIIYSMLINKEPFKERQVI, from the coding sequence ATGGATGTATTTATTGAACGTTGTGCTGGTCTTGACGTTCATTCGGAGACAATCGTTGCCTGTGTTCTGACGGGCAAACAGGACGAAGATTTGATTAGGGTAACTGAAACCTTTCCAACCTTGACGAAAGATCTCTTCCGTCTCTTAAAATGGCTGGAAGACCATGGGGTTACCCATATTGCGATGGAAAGCACGGGAGTATATTGGAAGCCTGTGTTTAATATCCTTGAAGACTTTTTTGATATTACTCTTGCGAATGCCCAAAGGATCAAGAACGTCCCTGGAAGAAAAACAGATGTTTCCGATGCCGAGTGGATTGCCAAATTATTGCGACACGGACTCATCGAAAAGAGTTTCGTGCCTCCGTCCGATATCCGGGAGCTACGGGACCTTACACGTCTTCGAAAAAAGTGGATAGGTCATTTAACTTCCGAGAAGAACCGGATTCAGAAGGTTCTGGAGTGCTCAAATGTAAAGCTGAGTTCGGTTATATCCGATGTCTTTGGGGTTTCAGGGAGAAAGCTGCTTGAGAGACTGGTGGAACAGGGATATGTAGATGCCGTTGATGTCGAAAGCCGGATACACGGAAAGATGTCATCTAAAAAACAATTAATTACTGACTCGCTCTTCGGCACGATCAATGACCACCAAAGATTTCTAATCAAACAGTCTTGGCTTCATATTCAACAGCTGGAGGGACATATTGTAGAGGTGGAAAAAAGAATTGACCATCTTCTAGAGGAATATAAAGAAGAACTTCATTTACTTCTGACCATTCCTGGAATAAAGAAAGATACTGCAGCCATCATTATTGCCGAGATTGGAGTGGATATGAACCAATTCCCAACCTCTCAACACTTAGCTTCGTGGGCAGGTGTATCTCCTGGCAATCATGAAAGTGCAGGAAAACGAAAGAGTACTCGGACAACAAAAGGAAATCCGCACATTAAATCAGCCATGTGTGAAGCAGCCTGGGCCGTTTCAAGAAGTCGAAATAGGTGGTTAGCCACGAAATACTGGTCTACTGCCGCTAGGAGAGGAAAGAAAAAAGCACTCGTTGCGACATCGCATCGAATGCTTCGAATCATCTACTCCATGCTTATAAACAAGGAGCCATTTAAAGAAAGACAAGTTATTTAG